A genomic stretch from Bradyrhizobium sp. 195 includes:
- the fliG gene encoding flagellar motor switch protein FliG yields MAAALQNANSNDITSVISTLGQRANTRSKDGKPAEQLSGPKRAAILMLALGEQYGGKIWGLLDDDEVRQLSLEMSTLGTVEVDTVEDMLLEFVSRMSASGALMGNFDATERLLQQYLPPERVNGIMDEIRGPAGRNMWEKLSNVQEEVLANYLKNEYPQTIAVVLSKLKPEHAARVLGIFPEELALDVVNRMLKMEAVQKEVIESVEKTLRTEFMSNLSQTRRRDAHEVMAEIFNNFDRQTETRFITSLEEDNRESAERIKALMFTFDDLVKLDSGSAQTLMRNVDKDKLGVALKSANEDVRNFFFGNMSSRAAKMLQDDMAAMGPVRLRDVDEAQALLVNLAKDLAAKGEIMLTKNRADDELVY; encoded by the coding sequence ATGGCCGCCGCATTGCAAAACGCCAACAGCAACGACATCACCAGCGTGATCTCCACGCTCGGTCAGCGTGCCAACACAAGGTCAAAGGACGGCAAGCCGGCCGAACAATTGTCCGGGCCGAAGCGCGCCGCGATCCTGATGCTCGCGCTCGGCGAGCAATATGGCGGCAAGATCTGGGGCCTGCTCGACGACGACGAGGTGCGCCAGCTCTCGCTGGAAATGTCGACGCTCGGCACCGTCGAGGTCGACACCGTCGAGGACATGCTGCTCGAATTCGTCTCGCGCATGTCGGCCTCCGGCGCGCTGATGGGCAATTTCGACGCCACCGAGCGCCTGCTGCAGCAATATCTGCCGCCGGAGCGCGTCAACGGCATCATGGACGAGATCCGCGGCCCTGCCGGGCGCAACATGTGGGAGAAACTCTCCAACGTGCAGGAAGAGGTCCTCGCCAACTACCTCAAGAACGAATATCCGCAAACCATCGCGGTCGTGCTGTCGAAGCTGAAGCCGGAGCACGCTGCGCGCGTGCTCGGCATCTTCCCCGAGGAGCTCGCGCTCGACGTCGTCAACCGCATGCTGAAGATGGAAGCGGTGCAGAAGGAGGTGATCGAGAGCGTGGAGAAGACGCTGCGCACCGAATTCATGTCCAATCTGTCCCAGACCCGCCGCCGCGACGCCCACGAGGTGATGGCTGAAATCTTCAACAATTTCGACCGCCAGACCGAAACCCGCTTCATCACCTCGCTCGAAGAGGACAACCGCGAATCGGCCGAGCGCATCAAGGCGCTGATGTTCACTTTCGACGACCTCGTGAAGCTCGATTCCGGATCGGCCCAGACCCTGATGCGCAACGTCGACAAGGACAAGCTCGGCGTCGCGCTCAAGAGCGCCAACGAGGACGTCCGCAACTTCTTCTTCGGCAACATGTCCTCGCGCGCGGCCAAGATGCTCCAGGACGACATGGCGGCGATGGGCCCGGTGCGCCTGCGCGACGTCGACGAGGCCCAGGCGCTTCTGGTCAACCTCGCCAAGGACCTCGCCGCCAAGGGCGAGATCATGCTGACCAAAAACCGCGCCGACGACGAACTGGTGTATTGA
- the fliF gene encoding flagellar basal-body MS-ring/collar protein FliF, which translates to MQGLADFLKSIGAARFGAMIAVTAALIGFFAFVIMRVTTPQMTTLFTDLSVEDSSGIIKDLERQGIQFEIRNEGSIIMVPKDKVTRLRMKLAEGGLPKGGGVGYEVFDKSDALGTTSFVQNINHLRALEGELARTIRAIDRIQAARVHLVLPERPLFAREAPEPSASIVVRVRGSLEAQQIRAIRHLVASAVNGLKPQRVSIVDEAGQLLADGAAADPEQAVGDERRISFEKRMRKQVEDIVSSVVGTGRARVQLAADFDFNKVTQTSDKFDPEGRVLRSSQTREEQSMTADNNGQVTVNNELPGNQQNNGVAAKDQSKKSEETNNYEISRTTKTEVTEAGRVNRISVAVLVDGIYSKNDKGELAYQDRTKEQLDRIAALVRSAIGFDQKRGDQVEVVNLRFADAPSSAPIGEPGGLLGMLQFTKDDVMYFVELGVMMLLGLIVLFLVIRPLVKRILASDEVAAAISGVLAGPGASEEAAPATQPLLPSGAASAIDVATIQGQVHAQSVHRVGELAERNPNETVAIVRQWLSESAK; encoded by the coding sequence TTGCAAGGTCTTGCGGACTTTCTGAAGAGTATCGGCGCCGCCCGGTTCGGGGCGATGATCGCGGTCACCGCCGCGCTCATCGGCTTTTTCGCGTTCGTCATCATGCGTGTCACCACGCCGCAGATGACGACGCTGTTCACCGACCTCAGCGTCGAGGATTCCTCCGGCATTATCAAGGACCTGGAACGCCAGGGCATCCAGTTCGAGATCCGCAACGAGGGCTCCATCATCATGGTGCCCAAGGACAAGGTCACCCGGCTGCGGATGAAGCTCGCCGAGGGCGGCCTGCCCAAGGGCGGCGGCGTCGGCTATGAGGTGTTCGACAAGTCGGACGCGCTCGGCACCACCTCTTTCGTCCAGAACATCAATCACCTCCGCGCGCTGGAAGGCGAGCTCGCCCGCACCATCCGCGCCATCGACCGCATCCAGGCTGCCCGCGTCCATCTGGTGCTGCCCGAGCGCCCGCTGTTTGCGCGCGAGGCGCCGGAGCCGTCGGCCTCGATCGTGGTCCGCGTCCGCGGCTCGCTGGAAGCCCAGCAGATCCGCGCCATCCGCCACCTCGTCGCCTCCGCGGTCAACGGCCTGAAGCCGCAGCGGGTCTCGATCGTCGACGAGGCCGGCCAGCTGCTGGCCGACGGCGCGGCGGCCGATCCGGAGCAGGCGGTCGGCGACGAGCGCCGCATCTCCTTCGAGAAGCGGATGCGCAAGCAGGTCGAGGACATCGTCTCCTCCGTGGTCGGCACGGGCCGTGCCCGCGTGCAGCTCGCCGCCGATTTCGACTTCAACAAGGTCACCCAGACCTCGGACAAGTTCGATCCCGAAGGCCGGGTGCTGCGCTCGAGCCAGACCCGCGAAGAGCAGAGCATGACCGCCGACAACAACGGCCAGGTCACCGTCAACAACGAGCTCCCCGGCAACCAGCAGAACAATGGCGTCGCGGCCAAGGACCAGAGCAAGAAGAGCGAAGAGACCAATAATTACGAGATCTCCCGCACCACCAAGACGGAGGTGACCGAGGCCGGCCGGGTCAACCGCATCTCGGTCGCGGTGCTGGTCGACGGCATCTATTCCAAGAACGACAAGGGCGAGCTGGCCTATCAGGACCGCACCAAGGAGCAGCTGGACCGCATCGCCGCGCTGGTGCGCTCGGCCATCGGCTTCGACCAGAAGCGCGGCGACCAGGTCGAGGTCGTCAATCTGCGCTTTGCCGATGCGCCCTCCAGCGCCCCGATCGGCGAACCTGGCGGCTTGCTCGGCATGCTCCAGTTCACCAAGGACGACGTCATGTACTTCGTCGAGCTCGGCGTGATGATGCTGCTCGGCCTGATCGTGCTGTTCCTGGTGATCCGCCCGCTGGTCAAGCGCATCCTCGCCTCCGACGAGGTCGCCGCCGCCATCTCCGGCGTTCTCGCCGGCCCAGGAGCTTCCGAAGAGGCCGCGCCGGCCACCCAGCCGCTGCTGCCGAGCGGCGCCGCCAGCGCGATCGACGTCGCCACCATCCAGGGCCAGGTCCACGCCCAGTCCGTTCATCGCGTCGGCGAGCTCGCCGAGCGCAACCCCAACGAAACCGTCGCCATCGTCCGCCAATGGCTGAGCGAATCCGCAAAATAA
- the sciP gene encoding CtrA inhibitor SciP, protein MTEPHRPRVKYVIGPDGSPLTIADLPAPGTKRWVIRRKAEVVAAVRGGLLSLEEACSRYTLTVDEFLSWQFSIDQHGLAGLRTTRIQQYRQ, encoded by the coding sequence ATGACAGAACCCCATCGCCCGAGGGTAAAATACGTCATCGGGCCGGACGGTAGTCCGTTGACGATCGCGGATCTGCCAGCACCCGGCACCAAACGCTGGGTCATCCGCCGCAAGGCCGAAGTCGTCGCCGCCGTTCGTGGTGGACTTCTTTCGCTCGAGGAGGCCTGCAGCCGTTATACCCTGACGGTCGACGAATTCCTCTCCTGGCAGTTTTCCATCGACCAGCATGGTCTGGCGGGTCTTCGCACCACCCGTATCCAGCAATATCGCCAGTAA
- a CDS encoding flagellar hook assembly protein FlgD, with product MTTTTGATAPSVVSGTTDLPKSSSSNSLGSTTGSTLAGNFQTFLTLLTTQLQNQNPLDPLDTNQFTQQLVQFAGVEQQLKTNDSLAQLVTLQQTTQATQALGFVGKTALVDGSTATMTKSSATWHLNVPSDSTVDITVANASGQTVFTGKYTAAAGTDIPFTWNGMGNDGTQWPDGKYTISATGKDVANNNVGIAAQVQGVVSSVDLTQSPPLLTIDGASYTLSQVKSIIATSSN from the coding sequence ATGACCACCACGACTGGCGCCACCGCTCCTTCCGTCGTCTCCGGGACCACCGATCTCCCGAAATCTTCCTCGTCGAACTCGCTGGGCTCGACCACGGGATCGACGCTTGCCGGCAACTTCCAGACCTTCCTGACGCTGCTGACGACGCAGCTGCAGAACCAGAACCCGCTCGATCCGCTCGACACCAACCAGTTCACCCAGCAGCTGGTGCAGTTCGCCGGCGTCGAGCAGCAGCTCAAGACCAACGATTCGCTGGCCCAGCTCGTCACCCTACAGCAGACCACGCAGGCGACCCAGGCGCTGGGCTTCGTCGGCAAGACCGCCCTGGTCGACGGCTCGACCGCGACCATGACGAAGTCGTCGGCGACCTGGCATCTCAACGTGCCCAGCGACTCCACCGTCGACATCACCGTCGCCAATGCCAGCGGCCAGACCGTGTTCACCGGCAAATACACCGCCGCCGCCGGCACCGACATTCCCTTCACCTGGAACGGCATGGGCAATGACGGCACGCAATGGCCCGACGGCAAATACACGATCTCTGCCACGGGCAAGGATGTCGCGAACAACAATGTCGGCATCGCCGCCCAGGTGCAGGGCGTGGTGTCGTCGGTCGACCTGACCCAGTCGCCGCCGCTGCTCACCATCGACGGCGCCAGCTACACCCTGAGCCAGGTCAAGAGCATCATCGCGACAAGCAGCAATTAG
- a CDS encoding flagellar hook-length control protein FliK — MVGRTSDVVASVQVSSAQQKPARSQSSKEPSANDSFGSLVDSNTQAISTNAATQAESAPRRSDSSSSSADKGPRDTSSTDQSSQSKASDDTDTSAAARDDKTSDTSTDPAKDAGQAKDKVKDKSETSDAKSAETSEETKGDKTEATDGLAVSVDAAATAAIDAAQAALPDPNAIVVAAPSVPAEPNPTANQAATSSPLTIAAAGIAASASTAAQIAGVRTDTATPGDKSAKTAGAKVDADTSATLADAATGATDAGATDAKPSSGLIPVNPGTPKTSFQAVATAQGQADVSNIGQDTGKANDATTPAPGAATASAATHAQSAKPQADGAVTEAKAGAADRTADATPGAPTTPAHAGTQATVTPADTSAQAASAVQAPLTNATSTASASTATLTATAATATAVPINGVPVEIAAAIRSGKSRFDISLDPAELGRIDVRINVDRAGNVTSHLTVEKPETLQMLRQDAPQLQRALDDAGLKTGSNGLSFSLRDQNSSGQNSGQNNDNGGNARRLIISEDDNVAAAPVGRGYGRMYGPSSGVDIRV; from the coding sequence GTGGTCGGTCGTACGTCAGATGTCGTGGCAAGCGTGCAGGTTTCGAGCGCGCAGCAAAAGCCTGCCCGGTCGCAGAGCTCCAAAGAGCCGTCCGCGAACGATAGCTTCGGCTCGCTGGTCGACAGCAACACCCAGGCGATCAGCACCAATGCGGCCACGCAGGCGGAAAGCGCGCCGCGGCGGAGCGATTCGTCCTCGTCCTCCGCGGACAAGGGCCCGCGCGACACCTCCTCCACGGATCAATCCTCGCAGAGCAAGGCGAGCGACGACACCGACACATCCGCCGCGGCCAGGGACGACAAGACGAGCGATACGAGCACCGATCCGGCCAAGGACGCCGGCCAGGCCAAGGACAAGGTCAAGGACAAGTCCGAGACATCCGACGCCAAATCGGCTGAGACGTCCGAGGAGACCAAGGGCGACAAGACCGAGGCCACCGATGGGCTCGCCGTCTCCGTCGATGCCGCGGCGACCGCGGCGATCGACGCGGCGCAGGCCGCCTTGCCGGATCCCAACGCGATCGTGGTTGCCGCACCTAGCGTCCCGGCCGAGCCGAACCCGACTGCGAACCAGGCCGCCACCTCCTCGCCGCTGACGATCGCCGCCGCCGGCATCGCCGCCAGCGCCTCGACCGCGGCCCAGATCGCGGGCGTCAGGACCGACACCGCGACGCCCGGCGACAAGAGCGCCAAGACCGCCGGCGCCAAGGTCGACGCCGACACCTCGGCGACGCTGGCCGATGCCGCAACCGGTGCAACCGACGCGGGCGCGACCGACGCCAAGCCGAGCAGCGGACTGATCCCCGTCAATCCCGGCACGCCGAAGACCTCGTTCCAGGCTGTCGCCACCGCGCAAGGACAGGCCGACGTTTCCAATATCGGCCAGGACACCGGCAAGGCGAACGACGCCACGACACCAGCGCCGGGCGCTGCGACCGCCAGCGCCGCCACGCATGCGCAAAGCGCGAAGCCGCAGGCCGATGGCGCCGTGACCGAGGCCAAGGCCGGTGCCGCCGACCGCACCGCCGATGCGACCCCGGGCGCGCCGACGACGCCTGCTCATGCGGGCACGCAAGCCACCGTCACTCCAGCCGACACCAGCGCGCAGGCCGCCTCCGCCGTGCAGGCGCCGCTGACCAATGCGACCTCGACCGCCTCCGCATCGACCGCGACGCTGACCGCGACCGCGGCCACCGCGACGGCGGTGCCGATCAACGGCGTTCCGGTCGAGATCGCGGCCGCGATCCGCTCCGGCAAGTCCCGCTTCGACATCAGCCTCGATCCGGCCGAGCTCGGCCGCATCGACGTTCGCATCAATGTCGACCGCGCCGGCAACGTCACCTCGCATCTCACCGTGGAGAAGCCGGAGACGCTGCAGATGCTGCGCCAGGACGCGCCGCAATTGCAGCGCGCACTCGACGATGCCGGCCTCAAGACCGGCAGCAACGGGCTGTCCTTCAGCCTGCGCGACCAGAATTCATCGGGCCAGAACTCCGGCCAGAACAACGACAATGGCGGCAATGCCCGCCGGCTGATCATCAGCGAGGACGACAATGTTGCTGCCGCACCCGTCGGGCGCGGCTACGGCCGCATGTACGGGCCGAGCAGCGGCGTCGACATCAGAGTGTAG